From the genome of Triticum aestivum cultivar Chinese Spring chromosome 3B, IWGSC CS RefSeq v2.1, whole genome shotgun sequence, one region includes:
- the LOC123064531 gene encoding 16.9 kDa class I heat shock protein 1-like, protein MSIVRRSNVFDPFADLWADPFDTFRSIVPAISGGNSETAAFANARVDWKETPEAHVFKADLPGVKKEEVKVEVEDGNVLVVSGERTKEKEDKNDKWHRMERSSGKFVRRFRLPEDAKVEEVKAGLENGVLTVTVPKAEVKKPEVKAIEISG, encoded by the coding sequence ATGTCGATCGTGAGGCGGAGCAACGTGTTCGACCCCTTCGCCGACCTCTGGGCGGACCCCTTCGACACCTTCCGCTCCATCGTCCCGGCGATCTCAGGCGGCAACAGCGAGACGGCCGCGTTCGCCAACGCTCGCGTGGACTGGAAGGAGACTCCCGAGGCGCACGTCTTCAAGGCCGACCTTCCAGGAGTGAAGAAGGAGGAGGTCaaggtggaggtggaggacggcaACGTGCTCGTCGTCAGTGGCGAGCGCACAAAGGAGAAGGAGGACAAGAACGACAAGTGGCACCGCATGGAGCGCAGCAGCGGCAAGTTCGTGCGGCGCTTCCGCCTCCCCGAGGACGCCAAGGTGGAGGAGGTGAAGGCCGGGCTGGAGAACGGCGTGCTCACCGTCACCGTGCCCAAGGCCGAGGTCAAGAAGCCCGAGGTGAAGGCCATCGAGATCTCCGGTTGA